The Leopardus geoffroyi isolate Oge1 chromosome D3, O.geoffroyi_Oge1_pat1.0, whole genome shotgun sequence region AGAAACCCTATCCGTGTACTTGGTGTATTAAAAGTTTCAGTCGGAGCTCAGACCTTATTAAACATCAAAGGGTCCACACTGGTGAAAAACCTTATAAATGtgatgaatgtgggaaagccttcagtcaGAGTTCTGATCTTATTATCCATCAGAGAATCCATACAGGAGAAAAACCCTATCAGTGCAGTCATTGTACTAAAAGCTTTAGCCAGCGCTCAGACCTGGTTAAGCATCAGAgaatccatactggagagaagcCTTACACGTGTAACCAGTGTAACAAACATTTTAGTCAGAGTTCTGATGTTATTAAACATCAAAgaatccacactggagagaaaccatatAAATGTGATGTgtgtggaaaagccttcagtCAGAGCTCAGATCTTATTCTGcatcagagaatccacactggggagaaaccaTATCCATGTAATCAGTGTAGCAAAAGTTTCAGCCAGAACTCAGACCTTATTAAACATCGAAGGATCCACACTGGAGAAAAACCCTATAAATGTAATGAGTGCGGTAAAGCTTTTAATCAGAGCTCAGTCCTTATTctgcatcagagaattcacactggggagaaaccctATCCATGTAATCAGTGTAGCAAAACCTTCAGTAGACTTTCAGATCTTATGAATCACCAGCgaattcacacaggagagaaaccttacccATGTAGCCAGTGCAGTAAAATGTTTAGCCGAAGATCAGACCTTGTTAAACATCATAGAATTCATACAGGTGAAAAGCCCTATGAATGTGATGAGTGTGGGAAAACCTTTAGCCAGAGCTCAAATCTTATTCTAcatcagagaatccacactggagagaaaccctatccATGTAGTGATTGTCCTAAAAGTTTTAGTCGTCGTTCAGACCTTGTTAAACATCAAAGAATACACACCGGAGAGAAGCCATACGGGTGTAACCAGTGCAGTAAAAGTTTTAGTCAAAGCTCAGACCTCACTAAACATCAGAGAGTGCACTCTGGGGAAAAGCCCTATCATTGTGATCATTGTGAGAAAGGCTTCAGTCAGAGTTCTGACCTTATTcttcatcagagaattcacacaggagaaaaaccGTACCCATGCCCACAGTGCAACAAAAGTTTCAGCCAGAACTCAGACCTCATCAAAcatcagagaatccacactggggagaaaccaTATAAATGTCTTGAATGTGGAAAGGCTTTCAGTCAGTGCTCAGCTCTTATCCTACATCAGAGGATCCACACTGGGGAAAAACCATATTCATGTGATCAGTGTGGCAAAAGCTTTAGTCGGCGCTCTGATCTCATTAACCATCAAAAAATCCACGCTAGTGAAAAGCCATATAAATGTGATGCATGTGGGAAAGGCTTCAGCACATGCACTCAACTTACTGAACATCAGGGAatccacactggggagaaacccCACCGGTGTAGTCAGTGCAACAGAAGTTTTAGCCAGCTCTCTGATCTTATTGATCACGAGATAGTCCATTCTGGGGAAGACAGTCTAAATGTGATGAATGTGGGAAAACCTTTGGAGTGTACACCAACTTTACTCAGTACCAGAGACACTACAccagaaaaaaatcttaggaaTGCTATTGATGATTATGAAAAAGGTTTTAATCAATGCTCAACTCTTTTGCTacagtaagggggaaaaaaaccactggacagaaaataatttttacaatgaaAGTTTCACTGAGAGACATAACTTAAAAATTCTGAGGAGGAATCCTGTAATTGGGAAAAGCTTCAATGTGAACAAAAATGTTACTGAAGGTCAGCAACAATGGAAAGGAATTTCTGTCtgctaaaatgtaaaaaaaaaaaacaacaaaaaaacctttagTCTTTTATTCAAATACAGTCCACAAGGGAAGAGTTTTATCATTAAAGAAATGTATAAGTATTAATGCAGAACCTTATCAGATATTGTAAAAATCAGTGTGATGGGGCGTGCAATCAGAACTCAGAAAGAAGCGTACTAGTGTTATAATCTCAAACCTTTAGAGAGCCCTAATTACCTATTGCATATCCGAGAAGTCACCTTAGAGAATGTAGGGAAAACTGAATTCCCTTCCGTATCTTAATTGGCATGTATTCTGATAATCAGCATGCCATTTATCTCCTGACAATGGAAGAGTCCTACCTTATGCTACTGTTAATTATCTGTCATTAAATTCCCTCTGTGTGAACATGCTATGCTATTCTGGTATTAAACTTATTAACTACATAACTCCAGTGCCCCATTTTCTCAGAAAATTTTCTTTGGCCTAGTTTTGGTTTTCCTAATGAATATGACTTTTCAAGTTCCTGCAGTATTCACAGCAAATATGGACTTGTTTTGCTTTCACTAATGTAGCCCATAAACTTGATTGGTTTGAAATCCTTCTTCACTACCATTTAATCACAGCTCTTAAATATGtgaaacaagttttttaaaaaagagttccaTATGTCAGAGTGTGAGGATTTCTCTTCCACTCTGTGTATCTTGTCTCTGTAGATTGAACAAAAATGAGAGCTAAAGTAATATCCAGTATGACTAATTTGTATAGCAtattctgtctaaaaataaaagacattgatttttttcaagtggcAACGTTTatcagactatttttttaatgtttatttattttaggagagtcTGAGAGCGGGCATGCaggcagggtgtggggggggggggtggggcagagagagagagaatcccaagcaagttccatacTCGGAaccaagccccacgtggggcttgatcccatgaatcataagatgatgacctgagccaaaatcaagagtgggatgcttagccaactgagccacccaggtgcccctgtttgttgaTTTCTGACATAAATGTTGATAAtaggctacacacacacacacacacacacacatatatgcaaaattttcaacagaaaaatagaaacttttttaaaaataaaaatctcaaattgtTTTTCTAGTATTAACCGCTTGTTAAAATTCCATTATTGTCCTTTACTTTGAATATTCCCCGAAATCACCCAGTTAATATTTCACTTTAACACATTGTTATTTACTACGTGCAAGGTATTTTTCTTTCGGTTTTACTATACACGAAGAATATACTGTCCCAACAAAGCATAAGTAACAAAGCCTGATGTATACAGAAAACACATGGCTCAGTGTAATCATAAGGGTAGACAAGATGCTTATAAGAGCTCAGAGGAGGTAAGGTTCAATTATGAttagaaagaaaaggtaaagttTATGGAGCCCTTGAAATTTGAGTTTTGAAGGATGGGAGTAGAAGCATAAAGGCAGAAGGAAGTAGTCAACAAAGTAGTCAACAACAAGAAGCAAGCAACTATGTGAAATGATGTGATTGAATGatgtcattcattcaataaacattcagCATCATACTCTACTAAGTGCTGCTGAAGGGGTGAGAAAGAGTTCCTGCCCTTATGATCAACAGTTCatgaaaataattactaaaacATGTACTTAAAAGAGtcagaatgaggggcgcctgggcggctcagtcagttaggcggccgacttcggctcaggtcatgatctcacggtccgtgagcttgagccctgcgtcgggctatgtgctgaccgctcagagcctggagcctgtttcagattctgtgtctccctctctctgaccctcccctgttcatgctctgtctctccctgtctcaaaaataaataaaaggttaaaaaaaaaatgaatgaaatggaaataaaaaacgAGGTAGGAGAAAAGACTTAAGGAATGCGATGCTAAACAAGCAGTCACTTCAACTTTCTGGCGTTTAGTATCatatggaaaatagaaaagtaCTAGTTATGGCTGGGTTAAGTTTcatatttctgcattttattCTCAAGGTACTGGAAAGCCATTGAGGTCTTTGAACGAAGAAATGACATGATCGTCTTACTGCcttcagaagaataaaataaaaggggaaagaaaggggcgcctgggtggctcagtcagttaagtgtaccactcttgattttggctcaggtcatgatctcatggtcatgagatagagccctactttgggctctgcactgagcatga contains the following coding sequences:
- the ZNF397 gene encoding zinc finger protein 397 isoform X1, which codes for MVILQLLPEVVSGPLQPMEIHFNYESQEHRLVSDGETKTKIGEVASEEEITTKIEPLPEESGNPRNDVLQDSECRGFCEFGDTLNEKDQNLFNRRQHNCDECGQSFAWSAGLIRHQRTHWEKPYECDQCGKAFSVSSALVLHQRIHTGEKPYPCTWCIKSFSRSSDLIKHQRVHTGEKPYKCDECGKAFSQSSDLIIHQRIHTGEKPYQCSHCTKSFSQRSDLVKHQRIHTGEKPYTCNQCNKHFSQSSDVIKHQRIHTGEKPYKCDVCGKAFSQSSDLILHQRIHTGEKPYPCNQCSKSFSQNSDLIKHRRIHTGEKPYKCNECGKAFNQSSVLILHQRIHTGEKPYPCNQCSKTFSRLSDLMNHQRIHTGEKPYPCSQCSKMFSRRSDLVKHHRIHTGEKPYECDECGKTFSQSSNLILHQRIHTGEKPYPCSDCPKSFSRRSDLVKHQRIHTGEKPYGCNQCSKSFSQSSDLTKHQRVHSGEKPYHCDHCEKGFSQSSDLILHQRIHTGEKPYPCPQCNKSFSQNSDLIKHQRIHTGEKPYKCLECGKAFSQCSALILHQRIHTGEKPYSCDQCGKSFSRRSDLINHQKIHASEKPYKCDACGKGFSTCTQLTEHQGIHTGEKPHRCSQCNRSFSQLSDLIDHEIVHSGEDSLNVMNVGKPLECTPTLLSTRDTTPEKNLRNAIDDYEKGFNQCSTLLLQ
- the ZNF397 gene encoding zinc finger protein 397 isoform X3, coding for MAVESRAVSTLVPQNPQEQELILVKVEESFSWGQKFKQSASTRSCQELFRQQFRKFCYQETPGPREALGRLQELCYQWLMPELHTKEQILELLVLEQFLSILPEELQIWVQQHSPTSGEEAVTLLEDLEREFDDPGQQGPAVPWKDLTCLGTSQELTNIPLQPLKTQLKPWEPCLSPKSDCENSETATKKDISGEKSQGLPQETSSGGISEPESNLEWQQGNATGEKLRRSPSQGDSFSQVIFTHKSLGKRDHHEPQSSLILSTNSITYQKVPTEERPYRCDVCGHSFKQHSSLTQHQRIHTGEKPYKCNQCGKAFSLRSYLIIHQRIHSGEKAYECSECGKAFNQSSALIRHRKIHTGEKACKCNECGKAFSQSSYLIIHQRIHTGEKPYECNECGKTFSQSSKLIRHQRIHTGERPYECNECGKAFRQSSELITHQRIHSGEKPYECNECGKAFSLSSNLIRHQRIHSGEEPYQCNECGKTFKRSSALVQHQRIHSGDEAYICNECGKAFRHRSVLMRHQRVHTGEKPYECDQCGKAFSVSSALVLHQRIHTGEKPYPCTWCIKSFSRSSDLIKHQRVHTGEKPYKCDECGKAFSQSSDLIIHQRIHTGEKPYQCSHCTKSFSQRSDLVKHQRIHTGEKPYTCNQCNKHFSQSSDVIKHQRIHTGEKPYKCDVCGKAFSQSSDLILHQRIHTGEKPYPCNQCSKSFSQNSDLIKHRRIHTGEKPYKCNECGKAFNQSSVLILHQRIHTGEKPYPCNQCSKTFSRLSDLMNHQRIHTGEKPYPCSQCSKMFSRRSDLVKHHRIHTGEKPYECDECGKTFSQSSNLILHQRIHTGEKPYPCSDCPKSFSRRSDLVKHQRIHTGEKPYGCNQCSKSFSQSSDLTKHQRVHSGEKPYHCDHCEKGFSQSSDLILHQRIHTGEKPYPCPQCNKSFSQNSDLIKHQRIHTGEKPYKCLECGKAFSQCSALILHQRIHTGEKPYSCDQCGKSFSRRSDLINHQKIHASEKPYKCDACGKGFSTCTQLTEHQGIHTGEKPHRCSQCNRSFSQLSDLIDHEIVHSGEDSLNVMNVGKPLECTPTLLSTRDTTPEKNLRNAIDDYEKGFNQCSTLLLQ